One Candidatus Stygibacter australis genomic window, GATAATTTTGAAGACCTTTTGAAAGCCTATAGAAAACAGCTTGAGCACTTTTTATCTATCAAGATCAGAGGAAATAATATAATTCACAAACTTAATGCAAAGTATTTGAAAGCACCATTTTTATCTACACTGATCCAGGGATGTATTGAAAATGGGATTGATTATAATGCCGGGGGAGCAAAATATAATACTACTTATATCCAGGGCGTGGGTCTGGGAACTATTACTGACTGTCTGTCAGCAATAAATGAGCATGTATATAAGAAACAGGACATTTCTATGGAATATCTGATGACTGCGCTTGACGCAAACTACACTGGTTGGGAGATATTACAGTATGAGCTTCAGGAGAACTCACCGCGCTGGGGAAATGATGATAAAGATGCTGATATCATGGCACAGAGAGTTTTTGAATATTTTTATGAAGCAGTGAATGGCAAGCCTACATCTATTGGAGGAGTACATAGAATTAATCTGCTGCCCACTACAAGCCATATCTATTTTGGCTCTAAAACCGGTGCTACTCCAGATGGCAGAAGGGCATTTACTCCACTATCTGAAGGGATATCACCTGTGCAGGGATATGACCTGAATGGCCCCACGGCAGTGCTTAATTCTGCTGCCAGTATTGATCACTCAAAAACCGGTGGAACGCTATTGAATCAGAAATTCACTCCGGATTTCTTTTCGAGCGCTGATTCGATGAGCAAACTGGCAAGCCTGGTGAGAGGATATTTTGCCATGGGTGGTCATCATATCCAATTCAATGTGGTTGATGCTAGTACTCTGAGGGCAGCACAAAAAAATCCTGAGAATTATAAGAACCTGATAGTTAGAGTAGCGGGATACAGCGATTACTTCAATGATCTGGGCATAGAACTGCAAAACGAGATCATTAAGCGAACAGAGCAGACTTAAGGGGAAAACAATTTTATTTCATTATAACATAAGTATTATAATGTAGTTGTAAGATAAATATATCGATAAAGAAGCCACAGGGAACCCACTCTAGGTGTAAAGGGAGGGTATTAAATCGTTAAATCAATCTCTAAATTATTTATCTACAGGCATTAAAGTAATATTTAGTTGAGAAAATAGTTGAAATCCGGTACTTTTTTGCAGTTACAAGTTTTAAAATAATCTGAAGTAATACAAACGCAATTACACATTATCAGGTTCATTGATTGGGTTAAAATCCAATCGAAAGGGCAATAACTCCAATAACAGCACCGACAACCAGATTGATAAGTTTAACAATGATAAAGCCTCTTTTGCTTTCTGCAAGCATAGGGATCATGCCATGTCCATCCTGAACAATGGAATTTGCCAGCAGAATACTGAATGGAATAGTGCCGGAAGCGAATAAAGTAACAAAAACCAGATGGGGACCTGATTCAGGGATCAAGCCAACCAGCAGAGCAACTACCAGTACCATGTAAATATTGGTTTGCACCCAGACATTAACATCAATATAGTGCATAAGAATATGAATCAGTAGAAGAGCACCAAAAGTCCAGATAAATATTCTGGGGATATGAACTTTTACAATATGATTCCAGAGATGCTCTTTGAGGAAGTGTTCGGGAACAGTAAGAACAATAAACAGTGAGATTGCTGATACAATATTAATAGTGGTAATCATCCATGGTTTCATATCAGCAGCAATATAGCCAAACCCGATAGCAGCGAGTAATAATGCAATGATCACTGTAAGAGCGATTCTCTGGAAAGTAAGATTTTTGAGGTTTTTAGCCAGATTCTCAGGAGAGAAGCAAAGGCATTTTTCTTCTTTATGAATAGGTAATTCACCGAATTTATTAATATGGCTCAATTTGGGAAACAGCTTATCAGTAAAAATTCCAGCAAAGATTCCGATAATAAATGTGAGAGCAATAATCAGCAGGGCATTTTTGGGTATCATTGCCAGCATCACAAAAGTTTCATCTCCGCTGGTAGCGATCATTGCCGTCACCACAGCACCCAGAGAGATAATCCCATGCGAGAACATAGTAACAACAGTGAAGGCCCCCAGGCACCCGGGAATGGCACCTAAAGCAGCAGCAAGTATA contains:
- a CDS encoding putative manganese transporter, giving the protein MIEMLFEVFKHAIMITGFVFVMMLVIEYVNVQTRGVWQTFINSSPWSQYILAAALGAIPGCLGAFTVVTMFSHGIISLGAVVTAMIATSGDETFVMLAMIPKNALLIIALTFIIGIFAGIFTDKLFPKLSHINKFGELPIHKEEKCLCFSPENLAKNLKNLTFQRIALTVIIALLLAAIGFGYIAADMKPWMITTINIVSAISLFIVLTVPEHFLKEHLWNHIVKVHIPRIFIWTFGALLLIHILMHYIDVNVWVQTNIYMVLVVALLVGLIPESGPHLVFVTLFASGTIPFSILLANSIVQDGHGMIPMLAESKRGFIIVKLINLVVGAVIGVIALSIGF